A stretch of DNA from Ctenopharyngodon idella isolate HZGC_01 chromosome 6, HZGC01, whole genome shotgun sequence:
AGTGGAAATTTCTCTACAATACTTATCGTTATCAGCAGTGTTATAGAAACGACTGAAAAGTAGATATATTATTGCACTTATAAATCATTttagctcatgaatattacCTATGTGACTTAACTAGTTCTTATAGCTCAAAAAGTAGAGCATGTTTCTAACAAGGTCATGAGTTTAATTCCAAGGGAATGCAAGAACTGACAAAATGTAAgctttgaatgcaatgcaaattGCTTTGGATAAATGCATTAATGTCTTATACCTGAATCGCTTCTGcttgttcttaaagggatagttcaccccaagtTCTTCtgtgcataaaaatacattttgaagaatgttgggtTCCAAAAAACATcagaccccattgactttcattcaTGCATACTGGTTTagaatgacacgagggtgagtaaatgacgacagaattttcattttggtgtgaactatcccttagaGTAATAGTTTTACATGGCCACCTACAATTTTTCTTTTTCGTTGCACTGTGGCCAAGCAAAATGAAAATGGTTTTCTGCACCCCTGACTATTAGACAAGTTTGCATGTGCTCATTGTTGTTTGCATTGCTTCAGTTCAGTCGGTGAACAGAAAGGCCAAGTGTTAATTGCCCTATGGCTGTCAGCAGAGGTTTTGGGTGCCATAATAAGCTTGCCACTGATGTGCCTCTAGCTGTGCTAACTAGCTCTGCATGGAGGCTGCCCCAGTATCTATGAGCTTTAGAAAGGAAACGCAGTCAATGGCCTTTAAAGGATTGAGACAGAGACACAAAGGGCAACTCCTGTTCAAAAACCGCCCCCTCTGGACTGAGCGAACAGTGCATTTCACAGTATGGTACAATCCATCTACAGCGTTGACAGGCATCTGTCTTTGCGCTTACAGTGCTGGCTATTGTTTTGGGTCACTGAGTCATTCGTAAAAGGCATGTACAGCATGACAGCATGGTTTCCCAATAGGACAGTAGCTGCAGAGGCCACTCTCTTGGCCTGGATTGCAGTTCATTATGTAATCTGTCGTTCTACATTGGTGTACTCCTTTCTTGCTCCCTACAATGCAAATCTGAGACAGGGGAACGAAAGAGAATGCAATGAATTGCCTTGCACATCCAAAATCTCATTGAAAAACCTCTTAAAATGCTTTATTCAGTTTGATTCTCTTATTTGGAAGGGGAATGGGATGCAATGAGTTGCACTGTAGCCTATAGGAGGGTCAGATCCTGTGTGGCCTGCTCCGAAGCATGTTTGTGATCTGGACCGCCCTCACAAAAGCAAGCCAACACAGACGCCCCCATCTCCCAGACTCCCATCCGCCCGGAAAACAATGTTAGACAAGCTTTTGTTTGTACAACTTTCACGCTGAAGGAAATTATAAATCCTCCACACACTCAATCTGGAATATGCAGAATTGTGTGCTTACTTTAGCTACACTTTGTGGACAAAATTATCCCCTGAAGTGAGCTGAATCTGACAAATCTTTCCATTGGGGACTTCCAGGGAATGTCCTCAATAGGAAAAGTGATTCACacaagaaacaaaaaacaaagaaacaaaacaaaaaacaatgttttaggACAGGCTTAGTCTGTAGTAATTATTAATAAccttttgttaattttgtcaaaattaacaaataaaaacaataccaACCAACAGTATGATTGGTCCTCACGCAGAgaccgtatatatatatatatatatatatatatatatatatatgtttatgaaTATGTTGGTCTTCTTTGCTATTCTTTGGGCATAACATTGTCCCCAGAAGTTAGCCTATCTTGTTCTCAATTAGAAAAGCATCCATAATTGACCTTAAAAAACTcataattcataaatacagtagtttttaactttaaaaacacagaattgttccCAGAGGTGAGCTTATTCTGCCCTTAATTAAACCAAccataaataaactaaaaataattctacatttatgaataattaaaaaaaaagggttttaaaaatacataaataaataaataaaaacataaaattgtcCCCAGATGTTAACTTATGTCTTCAATTTGAAaaaacgaacaaacaaacaaaaacatccatgaataaactgaaaaataaagtaaaaaagttttgttttgttttttttcaacaaaaattCTACAAACACACAATTGTCCCCAGATGTCAGCGTATATTGTCCTTAAATGGATTAACAttcatatatatgttttttaattattattttaaaaacacaaaatgctTGGTTTAAGGTGTATGGGTAAGTTTTGGTGTAGTCTGTAGTAATAATTAGCATCATAATTAGCCTTAAAAAACAGAAGGTTTTTTTAAGCTAGCTAAGTAAACAAGCGTGTATGTGTTTGTTCTCTAACGGTCAGACCTTATCTTATGCATCTCTAACAGCCATAACCAATCTGTTGTGTATTCAGTCCATCATTAGACATGAGCTGTTTACTGAGAGAGATGCTcccatacacgcacacacacacacacacacagacaaaaggGCAAGGGAAAGACAAGGAGACAGCGAGAGACAAAAAGTGAgcgagagatagagagagagagtgaatgagagagagagagaacaagtaACTGCCCCCATTTCTTCCCTATGCATTACAGACACTGCATGTTGGCCCATAGCCAGAATGTGCCATACAGAACAACAGTGCCACCTAAAGGTAATAttcccctccctccctccctccctcctacCCACCCTCCCTCCTACCCACCCTCCCTTAACTCTCTCCCTCATCTTCTGGGTTTCATACTATGAGATGCTGAGCTTGGAAACTCGCTTTTGCGATTTTTAGCGCTTTATACAGTAGAACTTTCTTTGAGAAATATGCATAGCAACCCAAAGAGAATACTGTTCTATACTGAAGGTCTGTGACAGTTTATTGGTGTACAATTTTGAAACCATTGGATTTAATGAACCAGgatataatgtttaatgttgtgtgtgCGCATTTTTACATTAGTAGATTAACTGGAGTCCAAGATTAATTAAGAAACCGGAATCATAGAGGATGCTAATTAACAAATGCAGAAAAATTTCAGTGGTTATTCATACAAGTGATGATTTGTTTGATAATGCCTAGACTCAAATCCATTTCTTCCACAAAGGAGTTTAGAAGTCGAAATGAGAAAATGGTGATCGAAGTAGACAGGcgagaaaaaaatgtttctttcacAAACTCTCAGAGCATTGCATCTTTGAACCATGACAAAGCAGTGAAATTAAACTGAATCTAGCCTTTTAAGATTCATATGAGAAGTTCGATTCTTTTCAAATCTCACCCATTAAACCAATTGCTTATCCAGGACTTGTTTCAAGTAAaggtttataaattaaaaaagaaagaaagaacacagAAATGCATGTGGTAAGATGATGACAATAGTATTCGCCTGGATCAGCTAGTTTcatataaaacacatacaatATTTACGTCTTTTTTGGTCATTTGAGAACATCTACGGGGGGCTTTTTGAAATCTACATTCTACATAGTGCATCACAGATGTATCACTCAGAGCAAGTTAGCTACCACAGGCACTTCAGTACTGAGCAGGGCAGTTATAAGCAGTACTTATAGACCAGTAAAAGTGTTCTTTTACCTGTCTGGTGTGCAAAGGTGCCCCCTTTGACTTGAAGCCTCCTTGTGAACTGCATTCTGAGGCACTGAAGTGATCAGAGCTGGTGGAGGAACGTTTGGAAAGCGTGTCACAGCCCCCAACAAAGGTATTGTCCAGTGGCAGCTCCTGTATGACATGATGCTTTTTCACAGACACCGGAGTGTCAGCTTTGAGGTGGAAGGCCGACTGGGGTGAAGCGGACTTGTAGTGCCGGGCCAAGTCTGGGCTGCTGGGTTTGAAGGTGGTAGTAGGGGTGGCATTCCAATCAAAGCGTCCAATCCCGGGCTCCTCGAGCTCAGCCGGGAGACTGATGGTTCCATTTATGGGTTCGTGGGCAGGGTCGTCGGGTTTGTTCTCCTCGATGGTGACAAAGTTCAAGAGGGAGCTCTTTGGCGACTTCCTCTTTTTGCGCTTCTTCTTCTTGTTTTGCTTGTTCTCCTGGTTTGGGGACATCCACTCGGCACCCTGCTTCTTTCTCTGAGCAGCTTTGAACTGCGAGGCGTGTCGGCAGCGTACCAGAACTGTTATGAAGATGACCACAATCACTACCATAGCGCCTGTCACAATGGCAATTATGGTTTTCAGATTGTCAACATTCTGATAAGTCTCACTGCTCTCGCCAATGTTTCTATCCAGCGGCGTTTCCATTTTCCGTCGGATGAGGTCATGTATGTACGAGGAATTGCCAACTGTGTCGTTCACGAACAGGAAAACGAGGACAAGGGTGTGCAGGGACTTTGGATAGCCGAGATCACTGATGTTGACCACTAGCCTGTGGAGGCCGATGTCTGCAGGCGTGGGTTTCTGCTCTAATGTGATGTTTCCCGTTACGGGGTCGATTCTGAAAAGACCTTCTTTGTTGCAACTAACAATAGTGTACTTGAGTTCTGCATTCATACCTGTATCGCCATCTACTGCAAACACCTCGGCCACAACCGATCCTGGAATCGCAGAGAGTGGCACTAGTTTGAAAGAGGTGTTTGATGGTGGGTAGATGACGATGGGGGTGTTATCATTGACATCAATGACATTGATGGTCACCTTGGCAGCTGATGAACACGGAGGGCTTCCATTGTCCACGGCTCTGACGTCAAAGGTGTAGGAACTTTGCTGCTCACGGTCAAAGGAAACGTTGGACTTTATGACTCCAGAATCTGGGTCCAGGATGAAGTTCTCATTATCGTTGAGGATTGAGAGTCTCACCACTGCATTTTCACCAGCATCTGCATCTGTGACTGTGATTACTCCAACTGTACTATATTTAGGCAGATTCTCCGACACAAAGAACTGAAAGTGGTTGTGTGTAAATTTAGGGCTATTGTCATTTTCGTCCAGTATGGTCACAATGACTGCAGCTTGACTCTGCAGAGCCCTGGTGCCATTGTCTCTAGCGGTGACCGTAAAGAGGAACCGCTCTTGTTCCTCCCTATCAAACACCCTGGATGCGGTTAGCACTCCTGTTTTGCGGTCAAGATCAAAGAATGATGCGTTGGGTCCAAGTTGGTAGACAATCTCCGCATTCCGTCCGCTATCCTCATCTGTGGCGCTGATGGTTGTCAGGAACATGTCACGCTGGTTGTTCTCCATGACTGCCAGCTCGATGACAGGCTGGGTAAAAATGGGCGGATTGTCGTTCTCATCTTCCAGCCGTACTCTAACCAGGGCAGTCTGGTTCAAACTAGGTTTTCCAGAGTCAGAGGCCACAATCTTGAAGATGTACTCCTTGGTTCCTTCATAATCGAGCAGTGCAGATGTTTCTAACAAATACTGGTTATCATAAACTGCTTTGAGGTGAAAGGGAACATCTTTTTCAATGAAGCAAATCACCTTGCCGTTGACATCTGTGTCTTTGTCAGATACAGTAATGAGGGCAATCTTGGTGTTTATTGGATCTTTTTCAGAGAGCATTACGGTACCATTAATTGGACTGATGATGTATCTCAGGTCAATGTTTGGAGCATTGTCGTTAACATCGGTCACATTGATAGTTATGGTGGCTCTCGCTGGACTTGAGCTTCCATCGCTGGCTAGTACTGTGAGTTTGTGAATGGCAGTCTCCTCTCTATCAAGCGGCCTTTGAACTGTTATGAGCCCAGTGGTGGAGTTCAGAGCAAAAAGTCTCCGTGTCGCTGGAGACACCTGGGtaccaaacatgtattttatttctgcaTTGGCCCCCACATCTGCATCGGTGGCTTGCAGCTGAACTACAGATGTCCCAACGGGAGAGTTTTCAGGGATGTGGACCTCAATTTGGCTCTCTTTGAAGACAGGCCGGTTATCATTAACATCAGTGACAGTCACCTGTAGAATGGCAGTGCTGGATTTCTGTGGGTTCCCCCCATCCTCTACTTTTACTTTCATCACATAAGTATCTTTCTGCTCTCTGTCTAAATTCTGTTGAACGATAAGCTGAGGCCATTTCTCTCCCTCTGGTGTCTCCACAATATCCAAACCGAAGGCACTCTGCCCGTTCAACAGCTCGTATTTGTGTACGCTGTTGGGTCCGGTATCTGGATCAGTGGCAGAAGGAATAGCAAAGCGGCTGTTGATGAGTGTGTTTTCTGGAATTGAAATGTTGATCACAGGAGAGGGGAACATGGGGGCGTTGTCATTGGTGTCTTTGACAATTATCTTAATTTTGATTAATCTGAAATAGTCATTGGGTAAAATGACCACCTCAATTTCAAAGGAGCACTCGCTGTCTTCAAAAGAGGGGCCAGGACAGAGTTTCTCCCTGTCTATACGGTTGGAGGTGGTAAAAATTTCTCCTGTATTGCTCATCACTCTAAGTAGCGGGGTGTCACCTGCTTTCGAAACAAGTCGGTAAACCAGATTACTGCTAGCCGCGGTGGCAGAGTACATATGGGAGATGTTCAAGTCCTTTGGTATGTTTCCAATAAGAACATTCTCCTGTAGCTCTTCTCGAATAGGGTAAATGAGCTCTTGGGCAATGGTTGGATCTAACCAGAAACAAGCAACTAATGTTGCCAACAAGAAAAAATCCCTTAAATCCATGACAGCAGTTCACACGTGTTCCCGCTGCTTTAATTCAAACAGTTGTCTCCATATGGTGTTGTCAGAGCCAAGGTTTCACAGAGCCTTACATTTGTAGATAAAGAGCAGCCAAACACGACCCTACAACACACAACATTATAATACGTTACAATGAATTCCATAATATTCAACACTCAAGGCATAAAACCAACAAATGGTCCATCAAAaccaatataattaaaaaatcaaataataaatgtttacagtTTGGTTTATAGTATGGCTTTACAAAGATGGCATTGCATTCTAGTTATAATTCTTCAATTCATTCTAACCACCACTACTGCCTGGTCTTTACTGTAATCATTTCCCTGTGCATAC
This window harbors:
- the LOC127514293 gene encoding protocadherin-9 isoform X3; the protein is MDLRDFFLLATLVACFWLDPTIAQELIYPIREELQENVLIGNIPKDLNISHMYSATAASSNLVYRLVSKAGDTPLLRVMSNTGEIFTTSNRIDREKLCPGPSFEDSECSFEIEVVILPNDYFRLIKIKIIVKDTNDNAPMFPSPVINISIPENTLINSRFAIPSATDPDTGPNSVHKYELLNGQSAFGLDIVETPEGEKWPQLIVQQNLDREQKDTYVMKVKVEDGGNPQKSSTAILQVTVTDVNDNRPVFKESQIEVHIPENSPVGTSVVQLQATDADVGANAEIKYMFGTQVSPATRRLFALNSTTGLITVQRPLDREETAIHKLTVLASDGSSSPARATITINVTDVNDNAPNIDLRYIISPINGTVMLSEKDPINTKIALITVSDKDTDVNGKVICFIEKDVPFHLKAVYDNQYLLETSALLDYEGTKEYIFKIVASDSGKPSLNQTALVRVRLEDENDNPPIFTQPVIELAVMENNQRDMFLTTISATDEDSGRNAEIVYQLGPNASFFDLDRKTGVLTASRVFDREEQERFLFTVTARDNGTRALQSQAAVIVTILDENDNSPKFTHNHFQFFVSENLPKYSTVGVITVTDADAGENAVVRLSILNDNENFILDPDSGVIKSNVSFDREQQSSYTFDVRAVDNGSPPCSSAAKVTINVIDVNDNTPIVIYPPSNTSFKLVPLSAIPGSVVAEVFAVDGDTGMNAELKYTIVSCNKEGLFRIDPVTGNITLEQKPTPADIGLHRLVVNISDLGYPKSLHTLVLVFLFVNDTVGNSSYIHDLIRRKMETPLDRNIGESSETYQNVDNLKTIIAIVTGAMVVIVVIFITVLVRCRHASQFKAAQRKKQGAEWMSPNQENKQNKKKKRKKRKSPKSSLLNFVTIEENKPDDPAHEPINGTISLPAELEEPGIGRFDWNATPTTTFKPSSPDLARHYKSASPQSAFHLKADTPVSVKKHHVIQELPLDNTFVGGCDTLSKRSSTSSDHFSASECSSQGGFKSKGAPLHTRQGTLTRARTELNPDYLDLRSRAELNPEYWTPCTPLAQDDFYEQASPDKRTEADGNSDPNSDGPLGPRGLVEATEMCTQECLVLGHSDNCWMPPSLSSYPSPKSPVSSFNNQKEWAKERLLNGHTLTRSWKGERGSQEQFGDRKTYGSLEGHFGSGGHMADIPLASLKSYQPASGPDSPKEQQL
- the LOC127514293 gene encoding protocadherin-9 isoform X2, which encodes MDLRDFFLLATLVACFWLDPTIAQELIYPIREELQENVLIGNIPKDLNISHMYSATAASSNLVYRLVSKAGDTPLLRVMSNTGEIFTTSNRIDREKLCPGPSFEDSECSFEIEVVILPNDYFRLIKIKIIVKDTNDNAPMFPSPVINISIPENTLINSRFAIPSATDPDTGPNSVHKYELLNGQSAFGLDIVETPEGEKWPQLIVQQNLDREQKDTYVMKVKVEDGGNPQKSSTAILQVTVTDVNDNRPVFKESQIEVHIPENSPVGTSVVQLQATDADVGANAEIKYMFGTQVSPATRRLFALNSTTGLITVQRPLDREETAIHKLTVLASDGSSSPARATITINVTDVNDNAPNIDLRYIISPINGTVMLSEKDPINTKIALITVSDKDTDVNGKVICFIEKDVPFHLKAVYDNQYLLETSALLDYEGTKEYIFKIVASDSGKPSLNQTALVRVRLEDENDNPPIFTQPVIELAVMENNQRDMFLTTISATDEDSGRNAEIVYQLGPNASFFDLDRKTGVLTASRVFDREEQERFLFTVTARDNGTRALQSQAAVIVTILDENDNSPKFTHNHFQFFVSENLPKYSTVGVITVTDADAGENAVVRLSILNDNENFILDPDSGVIKSNVSFDREQQSSYTFDVRAVDNGSPPCSSAAKVTINVIDVNDNTPIVIYPPSNTSFKLVPLSAIPGSVVAEVFAVDGDTGMNAELKYTIVSCNKEGLFRIDPVTGNITLEQKPTPADIGLHRLVVNISDLGYPKSLHTLVLVFLFVNDTVGNSSYIHDLIRRKMETPLDRNIGESSETYQNVDNLKTIIAIVTGAMVVIVVIFITVLVRCRHASQFKAAQRKKQGAEWMSPNQENKQNKKKKRKKRKSPKSSLLNFVTIEENKPDDPAHEPINGTISLPAELEEPGIGRFDWNATPTTTFKPSSPDLARHYKSASPQSAFHLKADTPVSVKKHHVIQELPLDNTFVGGCDTLSKRSSTSSDHFSASECSSQGGFKSKGAPLHTRQSQRRVTFHLPDGSQESCSDSGLGDHEPVGSGPLLSHPLPLVQAQDDFYEQASPDKRTEADGNSDPNSDGPLGPRGLVEATEMCTQECLVLGHSDNCWMPPSLSSYPSPKSPVSSFNNQKEWAKERLLNGHTLTRSWKGERGSQEQFGDRKTYGSLEGHFGSGGHMADIPLASLKSYQPASGPDSPKEQQL
- the LOC127514293 gene encoding protocadherin-9 isoform X1 produces the protein MDLRDFFLLATLVACFWLDPTIAQELIYPIREELQENVLIGNIPKDLNISHMYSATAASSNLVYRLVSKAGDTPLLRVMSNTGEIFTTSNRIDREKLCPGPSFEDSECSFEIEVVILPNDYFRLIKIKIIVKDTNDNAPMFPSPVINISIPENTLINSRFAIPSATDPDTGPNSVHKYELLNGQSAFGLDIVETPEGEKWPQLIVQQNLDREQKDTYVMKVKVEDGGNPQKSSTAILQVTVTDVNDNRPVFKESQIEVHIPENSPVGTSVVQLQATDADVGANAEIKYMFGTQVSPATRRLFALNSTTGLITVQRPLDREETAIHKLTVLASDGSSSPARATITINVTDVNDNAPNIDLRYIISPINGTVMLSEKDPINTKIALITVSDKDTDVNGKVICFIEKDVPFHLKAVYDNQYLLETSALLDYEGTKEYIFKIVASDSGKPSLNQTALVRVRLEDENDNPPIFTQPVIELAVMENNQRDMFLTTISATDEDSGRNAEIVYQLGPNASFFDLDRKTGVLTASRVFDREEQERFLFTVTARDNGTRALQSQAAVIVTILDENDNSPKFTHNHFQFFVSENLPKYSTVGVITVTDADAGENAVVRLSILNDNENFILDPDSGVIKSNVSFDREQQSSYTFDVRAVDNGSPPCSSAAKVTINVIDVNDNTPIVIYPPSNTSFKLVPLSAIPGSVVAEVFAVDGDTGMNAELKYTIVSCNKEGLFRIDPVTGNITLEQKPTPADIGLHRLVVNISDLGYPKSLHTLVLVFLFVNDTVGNSSYIHDLIRRKMETPLDRNIGESSETYQNVDNLKTIIAIVTGAMVVIVVIFITVLVRCRHASQFKAAQRKKQGAEWMSPNQENKQNKKKKRKKRKSPKSSLLNFVTIEENKPDDPAHEPINGTISLPAELEEPGIGRFDWNATPTTTFKPSSPDLARHYKSASPQSAFHLKADTPVSVKKHHVIQELPLDNTFVGGCDTLSKRSSTSSDHFSASECSSQGGFKSKGAPLHTRQGTLTRARTELNPDYLDLRSRAELNPEYWTPCTPLSQRRVTFHLPDGSQESCSDSGLGDHEPVGSGPLLSHPLPLVQAQDDFYEQASPDKRTEADGNSDPNSDGPLGPRGLVEATEMCTQECLVLGHSDNCWMPPSLSSYPSPKSPVSSFNNQKEWAKERLLNGHTLTRSWKGERGSQEQFGDRKTYGSLEGHFGSGGHMADIPLASLKSYQPASGPDSPKEQQL